A region from the Tachyglossus aculeatus isolate mTacAcu1 chromosome 5, mTacAcu1.pri, whole genome shotgun sequence genome encodes:
- the EGR3 gene encoding early growth response protein 3, with product MTGQLAAKLPVTMSSLLNQLPDNLYPDEVPGSLNLFPGSGEAAVAAAAAAAAAAHYNQMAADNVMDIGLAGEKPNQDLSYSGSFQPAPGNKTVTYLGKFAFDSPSNWCQDNIISLMSAGILGVPPASSGALSTQTSTASLVPPPPPPPPHPPPPPPPPPAPQGDGEPLYPPSLPPYSSCGDLYPEPVAFHDPQAAAAGLAYPSQDYPPAKPALDAGLFPLIPDYNLYHHPGELGALPEPKPFQGLDAIRVNPPPITPLETIKAFKDKQAHPGFGGPPPPLALKPIRPRKYPNRPSKTPLHERPHACPAEGCDRRFSRSDELTRHLRIHTGHKPFQCRICMRSFSRSDHLTTHIRTHTGEKPFACEFCGRKFARSDERKRHAKIHLKQKEKKADKAGPVALAPVVTTCA from the exons ATGACCGGCCAACTCGCCGCCAAGCTGCCGGTGACCATGAGCAGTCTGCTCAACCAGCTGCCTGACAACCTGTACCCCGACGAGGTCCCCGGCTCCCTCAACCTCTTCCCCGGCAGCGGcgaggcggcggtggcggcggctgcggccgcggcggcggcggctcatTACAACCAGATGGCCGCAG ACAATGTGATGGACATCGGCCTGGCCGGCGAGAAGCCCAACCAGGACCTGTCCTACTCCGGGTCCTTCCAGCCGGCTCCGGGCAACAAGACGGTGACTTACCTGGGCAAGTTCGCCTTCGACTCCCCCTCCAACTGGTGCCAGGACAACATCATCAGCCTCATGAGCGCCGGCATCCTGGGCGTGCCCCCGGCCTCGTCGGGGGCGCTCAGCACGCAGACGTCCACGGCCAGCCTggtgcccccgccgccgccgccgcctccacaccctcctcctcctcctcctcctcctcctgcaccccAGGGCGACGGGGAGCCCCTGTACCCACCGTCCCTGCCTCCGTACTCATCCTGCGGTGACCTTTACCCGGAGCCCGTGGCCTTCCACGACCCGCAGGCCGCCGCCGCAGGCCTGGCCTACCCGTCGCAGGATTACCCTCCAGCCAAGCCGGCGCTGGACGCCGGCCTGTTCCCTCTGATCCCCGACTACAACCTGTACCACCACCCTGGCGAGCTGGGGGCCCTCCCGGAGCCCAAGCCTTTCCAGGGCCTAGACGCCATCCGGGTCAACCCGCCGCCCATCACGCCGCTGGAGACCATCAAGGCTTTCAAGGACAAGCAGGCCCACCCGGGCTTCGGGGGCCCTCCGCCACCGCTGGCCCTGAAGCCCATCCGGCCCCGCAAGTACCCCAACAGGCCCAGCAAGACCCCGCTCCATGAGCGGCCTCACGCCTGCCCGGCCGAGGGCTGCGACCGCCGCTTCAGCCGCTCGGACGAGCTGACCCGCCACCTGCGCATCCACACGGGCCACAAGCCCTTCCAGTGTCGCATCTGCATGCGCAGCTTCAGCCGCAGCGACCACTTGACCACCCACATCCGCACgcacacgggcgagaagccctTCGCCTGCGAGTTCTGCGGCCGCAAGTTCGCCCGCAGCGACGAGCGCAAGCGCCACGCCAAAATTCACCTCaagcagaaggagaagaaggcggACAAGGCCGGCCCCGTGGCGCTGGCCCCCGTGGTCACCACCTGCGCCTGA